The following are from one region of the Microbacterium sp. BK668 genome:
- a CDS encoding LysR family transcriptional regulator: MTDQPLLSRLDLNLLVALDALLTERSVTRAAERLHLSQPALSASLARLRTHFNDPILARRGNTYELTPLALRLTEHTTTALDAARRVFESQAIWTPHDSTREFSIYGSDYGFATIGKAVSRLAAQEAPGVRFRFMLHNPSIVDDAVNRLRSADGMVIPHGHLAELPYMDLWRDGWVVVVSESNAEVGDELSMEVMGRLSWVFTYQTRTAFTSATRQLQLLGIEPRVEAVVESFLALPHFIAGTDRLGLIQAGLADYASSVPGIRVLDPPFDATPVVNALWWHPVHGRDPEHTWMRGIFERAGAEVGAQPARLVQSV; encoded by the coding sequence GTGACCGATCAACCGCTGCTCTCTCGGCTCGACCTCAACCTGCTCGTCGCCCTCGACGCGCTTCTCACCGAGCGAAGCGTGACCCGGGCCGCCGAGCGGCTGCACCTGAGCCAGCCCGCGCTGAGCGCGTCCCTCGCGCGACTGCGCACGCACTTCAACGACCCGATCCTGGCCCGCCGCGGCAACACCTACGAGCTCACGCCGCTCGCGCTGCGCCTGACCGAGCACACCACGACCGCCCTCGACGCCGCGCGCCGGGTGTTCGAGAGCCAGGCCATCTGGACGCCGCACGACTCCACCCGCGAGTTCTCGATCTACGGCTCGGACTACGGCTTCGCCACGATCGGCAAGGCCGTCTCGCGCCTCGCCGCGCAGGAGGCGCCGGGCGTGCGGTTCCGCTTCATGCTGCACAACCCCTCGATCGTCGACGACGCCGTCAACCGTCTTCGGTCGGCCGACGGGATGGTCATCCCGCACGGGCATCTCGCGGAGCTGCCCTACATGGACCTCTGGCGAGACGGATGGGTCGTCGTCGTCTCCGAATCCAACGCCGAGGTCGGCGACGAGCTGTCGATGGAGGTCATGGGACGCCTCTCGTGGGTGTTCACGTACCAGACCCGCACGGCCTTCACGTCCGCGACGCGGCAGCTGCAGCTCCTCGGCATCGAGCCCCGCGTCGAGGCGGTCGTCGAGAGCTTCCTCGCCCTCCCCCACTTCATCGCCGGGACCGACCGGCTCGGGCTCATCCAGGCGGGCCTCGCGGACTACGCCTCGAGCGTGCCGGGCATCCGCGTGCTCGACCCCCCGTTCGACGCCACGCCCGTGGTCAACGCGCTGTGGTGGCATCCCGTTCACGGGCGCGATCCGGAGCACACCTGGATGCGCGGGATCTTCGAGCGCGCCGGGGCCGAGGTCGGGGCGCAACCGGCCCGGCTCGTGCAGAGCGTATAG
- a CDS encoding DUF6379 domain-containing protein encodes MLLERDLIQSTGFRNVREGDEVTGFQLRLRMPSYRGMAASLIDGVSVRVGDLVDVGPDVPLWTFGGRTFTLQDLWDSEGVRWPLEESAIVTVPFPGGLPEGTHEVSIGLRLRMSYIPEEHQPSRYDVSRHITLTSAEDGGPFKYGVSLYSYMTDYGTVLDLETALAHVADVGATGVEILGEGHIERYPEPTTEWIDRWFALLEKYSLEPTNYGSWIDTRLHSSGIRARDLTAEEGAGMLQRDLRLAKRLGFRFVRPKIGVVSSDLVPHPIWTESVERSLDLAAELDVVICPEIHSPTPIKHEVVDGYVELIRRTGTEHFGILLDTGIFQDRPIPLRPGELPGRRPSFLDGIAVDPADIADIAEHVVFIQAKFHDIDENLEDQQIPWEPVLRALKDVGYTGYLSSEYEGERAPWRSIEQVRRQHSLLRSVASRL; translated from the coding sequence ATGCTTCTCGAGAGAGACCTCATCCAGTCCACCGGTTTCCGCAATGTGCGGGAGGGCGACGAGGTGACCGGCTTCCAGCTGCGCCTGCGGATGCCGTCCTACCGCGGGATGGCGGCGTCGCTCATCGACGGCGTCTCGGTGCGTGTCGGAGATCTCGTGGATGTCGGACCCGACGTGCCCCTGTGGACCTTCGGCGGTCGCACGTTCACGCTCCAGGACCTGTGGGACTCCGAGGGAGTGCGCTGGCCGCTCGAAGAATCCGCGATCGTCACGGTCCCTTTCCCCGGCGGGCTGCCGGAGGGGACGCACGAGGTGTCGATCGGTCTGCGCCTGCGGATGTCGTACATCCCCGAGGAGCACCAGCCGTCGCGCTACGACGTCTCGCGCCACATCACCCTCACCTCCGCCGAGGACGGCGGCCCGTTCAAGTACGGCGTCAGCCTCTACAGCTACATGACCGACTACGGGACGGTGCTCGACCTCGAGACGGCGCTCGCCCATGTCGCCGACGTCGGCGCGACCGGGGTCGAGATCCTCGGCGAGGGTCACATCGAGCGGTACCCCGAGCCCACGACGGAGTGGATCGACCGCTGGTTCGCCCTGCTCGAGAAGTACTCCCTCGAGCCGACGAACTACGGGTCGTGGATCGACACGCGCCTGCACTCCAGCGGCATTCGCGCGCGCGACCTGACCGCCGAGGAGGGGGCGGGGATGCTGCAGCGCGACCTGCGGCTGGCGAAGCGCCTCGGATTCCGCTTCGTGCGCCCGAAGATCGGCGTCGTGTCGAGCGACCTCGTGCCGCACCCGATCTGGACCGAGTCGGTCGAGCGGTCGCTCGACCTCGCCGCCGAGCTCGACGTCGTGATCTGCCCGGAGATCCACTCGCCGACGCCGATCAAGCACGAGGTCGTGGACGGCTACGTCGAGCTCATCCGGCGCACCGGCACCGAGCACTTCGGCATCCTGCTCGACACCGGCATCTTCCAGGACCGCCCGATCCCGCTGCGCCCCGGGGAGCTGCCGGGCCGTCGGCCGTCATTCCTCGACGGCATCGCGGTCGACCCCGCCGACATCGCCGACATCGCGGAGCACGTCGTCTTCATCCAGGCGAAGTTCCACGACATCGACGAGAACCTCGAAGACCAGCAGATCCCGTGGGAGCCGGTGCTGCGCGCCCTCAAGGACGTCGGCTATACGGGCTACCTCTCCAGCGAGTACGAGGGGGAGCGCGCCCCGTGGCGCTCGATCGAGCAGGTCCGCCGACAGCACTCGCTCCTGCGCTCCGTCGCCTCGCGCCTCTGA
- a CDS encoding DUF6379 domain-containing protein, whose amino-acid sequence MPNGLLAEDSLRPHPDGLALRLTIPWYRSLWLSSVSTIRLTVDGAEIPADDLAFELDGTRYAIAELPGQSDQLWFLQQHPLLVVRRDAPVAIGEEHAVEIFGELRLPYMQIAPGRDGGPGMYVPNVVRQSLTLTVTDRDAAALATVSDVPPPPPASDADPVKLGLTLYSASAEFRAGWYDFDGLLDRVADLGIGPGIEIVASQVVPTYPVITDAFVARWRAAFDRHGFDESSFGANLDMGRRRDRDMTPDEEFEFSELLFQGARKLGFPLVRIQSAKPELLRRLLPVAEALDLTLAYEIHAPMGPNSPEIMKVRDVYADLDSPLLGFVADFSSTMHAMSPTLLRAVRRAGLDDEAVARLQQIWATDASMRDRQQEFIAYLDSRDFDPGRLGSFAHLAFNMHGHVDPREWADIMPQIKHVHAKFYDIDENGQEPAIDYPELVRVFVEGGYRGYWSSEWEGHAFAELGEVDPLLLVRRQHDLIRRSMHAVEAAGV is encoded by the coding sequence ATGCCCAACGGACTTCTCGCCGAAGACAGCCTCCGCCCGCACCCCGACGGACTGGCGCTGAGGCTCACGATCCCCTGGTACCGCAGCCTGTGGCTCTCGTCGGTGTCGACGATCCGCCTCACGGTGGACGGCGCCGAGATCCCCGCCGACGACCTCGCCTTCGAGCTCGACGGGACGCGGTACGCCATCGCGGAGCTCCCCGGCCAGAGCGATCAGCTGTGGTTCCTGCAGCAGCATCCGCTCCTCGTCGTCCGCCGGGACGCGCCCGTCGCGATCGGCGAGGAGCACGCGGTCGAGATCTTCGGCGAGCTGCGGCTGCCGTACATGCAGATCGCCCCGGGCCGGGACGGCGGTCCGGGCATGTACGTGCCGAACGTCGTGCGCCAGAGCCTCACCCTCACGGTCACCGACCGCGACGCCGCGGCCCTCGCGACGGTCTCGGACGTCCCGCCGCCGCCGCCGGCCTCCGACGCCGATCCCGTCAAGCTCGGGCTCACGCTCTACTCCGCGAGCGCGGAGTTCCGGGCGGGCTGGTACGACTTCGACGGGCTGCTCGACCGCGTCGCCGACCTGGGCATCGGACCCGGGATCGAGATCGTCGCATCGCAGGTCGTGCCGACCTACCCGGTCATCACCGACGCATTCGTCGCGCGATGGCGCGCGGCGTTCGACCGCCACGGCTTCGACGAGAGCTCGTTCGGCGCAAATCTCGACATGGGCCGCCGCCGTGACCGCGACATGACGCCGGACGAGGAGTTCGAGTTCAGCGAGCTGCTCTTCCAGGGCGCCAGGAAGCTCGGCTTCCCGCTGGTGCGCATCCAGTCGGCCAAGCCCGAGCTCCTGCGTCGGCTTCTTCCCGTCGCCGAGGCCCTCGACCTCACCCTCGCGTACGAGATCCACGCGCCGATGGGGCCGAACTCGCCCGAGATCATGAAGGTGCGCGACGTCTACGCCGACCTCGACTCGCCGCTGCTCGGCTTCGTCGCCGACTTCTCGTCGACGATGCACGCGATGTCGCCGACGCTCCTCCGGGCCGTCCGGCGCGCCGGTCTCGACGACGAGGCGGTCGCCCGACTGCAGCAGATCTGGGCGACGGATGCCTCGATGCGCGACCGCCAGCAGGAGTTCATCGCCTACCTGGACAGCCGCGACTTCGACCCGGGCCGTCTCGGCTCGTTCGCGCATCTCGCTTTCAACATGCACGGCCACGTCGACCCGCGCGAGTGGGCGGACATCATGCCGCAGATCAAGCACGTGCACGCGAAGTTCTACGACATCGACGAGAACGGGCAGGAGCCCGCGATCGACTATCCCGAGCTCGTACGGGTCTTCGTCGAGGGCGGCTACCGAGGCTATTGGTCGAGCGAGTGGGAGGGTCACGCGTTCGCCGAGCTCGGCGAGGTCGACCCGCTCCTCCTCGTCCGCCGGCAGCACGACCTCATCCGCCGCTCGATGCACGCGGTGGAGGCGGCGGGTGTCTGA
- a CDS encoding alpha/beta hydrolase — protein MSDTDVDFRTLPLADVLRLFRERGEPADPRPDIDTASLRRRFPRLAEVATRDITVDGGRRAVQARLYRDASAEASDRALVWVHGGAFIGGHLDMPESNWVALELAARGIPVLAVDYVKCLGDTHFPEPSDDVLAAWRYAVGHAEELFGVPASAVVLGGASAGGNLTAGATARLRDDGEPVPSGLVLVYPVVHPNGPEASARVDPDSPHGALSVNFVGTTEALADPHAFAGLGPAEGFPPTFVLVCEFDALRPSGEAFARQLEEEGVPVTLRLEEGAGHGHVNEPSDPTALPTVEAIAAWIAR, from the coding sequence GTGTCTGACACCGACGTCGACTTCCGGACGCTGCCCCTCGCCGACGTGCTGCGTCTCTTCCGCGAGCGGGGCGAACCGGCGGACCCTCGCCCCGACATCGACACGGCGTCGCTCCGGCGACGCTTCCCCCGGCTCGCGGAGGTCGCGACGCGCGACATCACCGTGGACGGCGGCCGCCGTGCGGTGCAGGCCCGGCTGTATCGGGATGCCTCGGCAGAGGCATCCGATCGCGCTCTCGTGTGGGTGCACGGCGGCGCCTTCATCGGCGGGCATCTGGACATGCCGGAGTCGAACTGGGTCGCGCTCGAGCTGGCGGCACGAGGCATCCCCGTCCTCGCCGTCGACTACGTCAAGTGCCTCGGCGACACGCACTTCCCCGAGCCGTCGGACGACGTGCTGGCCGCCTGGCGGTACGCCGTCGGGCACGCCGAGGAGCTGTTCGGCGTGCCCGCCTCCGCCGTGGTGCTCGGCGGAGCGAGCGCCGGGGGCAACCTCACGGCCGGCGCGACGGCACGCCTGCGCGACGACGGCGAGCCCGTGCCGTCGGGACTCGTGCTGGTCTACCCGGTGGTCCACCCGAACGGGCCCGAGGCGTCGGCTCGGGTCGATCCCGACTCCCCGCACGGCGCGCTGTCGGTGAACTTCGTCGGCACGACGGAGGCCCTCGCCGATCCGCACGCCTTCGCCGGGCTCGGGCCGGCGGAGGGCTTCCCGCCGACGTTCGTCCTCGTGTGCGAGTTCGACGCACTCCGCCCTTCCGGCGAGGCGTTCGCGCGTCAGCTGGAGGAAGAGGGTGTGCCGGTGACGCTCCGGCTCGAGGAGGGCGCCGGCCACGGTCATGTCAACGAGCCGTCCGACCCGACCGCGCTGCCGACCGTCGAGGCGATCGCCGCGTGGATCGCGCGCTGA
- a CDS encoding family 43 glycosylhydrolase, whose amino-acid sequence MTGLTFVNPVLGGDRPDPAVIKVGDEYWMTYSSFVSAPGLLLYRSPDLVNWTYVGSALAEPLGSTFAVDIAEHGGRFFIYIPFIPAPWSALEAPSIFVIHADSMEGPWSEPIDLGIRGAIDPGHVVGEDGKRYLFVNGIRRIGLTDDGLATVGQLEKVYDGWRYPDDWVTEAYALEGPKLFWHEQWLYLVSAVGGTAGPPTGHMVIVARSRSVHGPWENAPNNPVARTTDPAQAWWSRGHATIVPGPSGEGWWMLSHGYENGYRTLGRQILLEPVTWTDDGWPVGATDIGGALPAPAGASPQRAAEGFHDDFSSVLLGQRWAFHAPSPGEAERLRLDDGLIVSARGASPADTSPLAVIVDAHAYEVDVDVELLGEAAEGGILLYFNDRLFCGMGIDGERMLSYAGGHSTHWREPAPAVRRLQLRLRNDEHIVSGWYREPGGQWSRHAIRYETSGYHANTMGDLQSLRPALYAAGRGDVRFRDFRYRPL is encoded by the coding sequence GTGACTGGACTGACCTTCGTCAACCCCGTCCTGGGCGGCGACCGCCCCGATCCCGCCGTCATCAAGGTCGGCGACGAGTACTGGATGACGTACTCGTCGTTCGTGTCGGCACCGGGCCTGCTGCTCTACCGCTCGCCCGACCTCGTGAACTGGACGTACGTGGGATCCGCGCTCGCCGAGCCGCTCGGCAGCACGTTCGCCGTCGACATCGCCGAGCACGGTGGACGCTTCTTCATCTACATCCCGTTCATCCCCGCGCCGTGGTCGGCGCTCGAGGCTCCGTCGATCTTCGTGATCCACGCCGACTCCATGGAAGGGCCGTGGTCCGAGCCGATCGATCTGGGCATCCGAGGGGCGATCGACCCCGGTCACGTCGTGGGCGAGGACGGGAAGCGGTACCTGTTCGTCAACGGCATCCGGCGCATCGGCCTGACCGACGACGGTCTCGCGACCGTCGGACAGCTCGAGAAGGTGTACGACGGCTGGCGGTACCCCGATGACTGGGTCACCGAGGCGTACGCACTCGAGGGCCCCAAGCTGTTCTGGCACGAGCAGTGGCTCTACCTCGTGAGCGCCGTCGGCGGCACAGCGGGTCCGCCGACCGGGCACATGGTCATCGTCGCGCGCTCGCGCTCGGTGCACGGACCATGGGAGAACGCGCCGAACAACCCCGTCGCCAGAACGACCGATCCCGCGCAGGCCTGGTGGTCGCGCGGACACGCGACGATCGTCCCCGGGCCGAGCGGCGAGGGATGGTGGATGCTGTCGCACGGCTACGAGAACGGCTACCGAACGCTCGGCCGCCAGATCCTGCTCGAACCGGTGACCTGGACCGACGACGGCTGGCCCGTGGGCGCGACCGACATCGGCGGCGCGCTGCCCGCTCCCGCCGGTGCGTCGCCGCAGCGCGCCGCGGAAGGATTCCACGACGACTTCTCGAGCGTGCTGCTCGGGCAGCGCTGGGCGTTCCACGCGCCCTCGCCCGGTGAGGCGGAGCGGCTTCGGCTCGACGACGGACTCATCGTCTCGGCGCGCGGTGCGTCGCCTGCCGACACGTCGCCCCTCGCGGTGATCGTCGACGCGCACGCGTACGAGGTCGACGTCGACGTCGAACTGCTCGGCGAGGCCGCGGAAGGCGGCATCCTCCTGTACTTCAACGACCGCCTCTTCTGCGGGATGGGGATCGACGGGGAGCGGATGCTGAGCTACGCCGGCGGTCACAGCACCCACTGGCGCGAGCCGGCGCCCGCGGTGCGTCGGCTGCAGCTGCGACTGCGCAACGACGAGCACATCGTGTCGGGGTGGTATCGCGAGCCCGGCGGCCAGTGGTCGCGGCACGCGATCCGCTACGAGACCTCGGGGTATCACGCCAACACGATGGGCGACCTGCAGAGCCTGCGCCCCGCGCTCTACGCCGCGGGGAGGGGCGACGTGCGCTTCCGGGACTTCCGCTACCGCCCGCTCTGA
- a CDS encoding glycoside hydrolase family 3 N-terminal domain-containing protein: MTTGRIERLIGDMTLAEKLGQLQIVFRPALEDAAQLVLQGVGSVFWPPSAAATNALQRVAVEQTRLGIPLLVGLDVIHGQRTIAPVPLAQAAAFDPPLVEELASLAAAEARSGGVNWTFSPMVDISFDPRWGRVVEGFGEDVHLTATMGRAMVRGYQGAGLSSRRAIAATAKHFVAYGQPEGGRDYDAVDASDHRLRNVHLEPFRAVIEEGVASVMASFNTVAGVPMHANRRLLTGVLKHEWGFDGVVVGDADGVRNLLPHRVAETLADAVALAYSAGVDVEMGGAASELGVEERDAIDVARLDDAVERVLRLKEALGLFDDPYVDEGAEITAPDEGSRRLVRRAAARSSVLLKNDGTLPLRAPRRVLLTGPYADSTDHLGAWTQYFGAGAGTIADALLSRPAIQVEVLPGVGFLSDDGSGIADVVEAAARADVVVVCAGEPSALSGEAASRSDLRLPGRQAELIRAIAGTGIPYVVVLETGRPLVVADWIDVAPTVLVAWHGGTEAPAAIVDVLLGEADPAGRLPMSWPRSVGQIPMRYAHENTGRPATTGGVLTAESIDVGLHGPDNVQEKYTSKYLDLDLGPQFAFGHGGGYARFEHGTPRVADTRIPADGGTRVEVEVTNSSDRAGDEVVQVYVEDVVASVAPPVRRLVAFERRTLEPGETATFSFEIGPRALGFWSTATPAPEFVVEPGLFRLHIGPTLASTQAVELRVR; the protein is encoded by the coding sequence ATGACAACCGGACGAATCGAGCGCCTGATCGGCGACATGACCCTCGCTGAGAAGCTCGGCCAGCTGCAGATCGTGTTCCGTCCGGCCCTGGAGGACGCGGCGCAGCTGGTCCTCCAGGGCGTCGGATCGGTGTTCTGGCCGCCGTCGGCGGCCGCGACGAACGCGCTGCAGCGCGTCGCGGTGGAACAGACGCGCCTGGGCATCCCGCTCCTCGTGGGGCTCGACGTCATCCACGGCCAGCGCACGATCGCCCCCGTGCCGCTCGCGCAGGCCGCCGCCTTCGATCCGCCGCTCGTCGAGGAGCTCGCCTCCCTTGCGGCGGCGGAGGCGCGGTCGGGCGGTGTGAACTGGACGTTCTCGCCGATGGTGGACATCTCGTTCGACCCCCGGTGGGGTCGAGTCGTCGAAGGCTTCGGCGAGGACGTCCACCTCACCGCGACGATGGGACGCGCGATGGTCCGCGGCTACCAGGGGGCCGGACTGTCGTCGCGCCGTGCGATCGCGGCGACCGCCAAGCACTTCGTCGCCTACGGACAGCCCGAGGGCGGGCGCGACTACGACGCGGTGGATGCCTCCGACCACCGCCTGCGCAACGTCCACCTCGAGCCGTTCCGGGCCGTGATCGAGGAGGGGGTCGCGTCGGTGATGGCGTCGTTCAACACCGTCGCGGGCGTGCCCATGCATGCGAACCGGCGGCTGCTCACCGGCGTGCTGAAACATGAGTGGGGGTTCGACGGGGTCGTCGTCGGCGACGCCGACGGCGTGCGGAATCTCCTCCCCCACCGCGTCGCCGAGACACTCGCGGATGCGGTCGCGCTCGCCTACTCCGCGGGCGTGGACGTCGAGATGGGCGGCGCCGCCTCCGAGCTCGGCGTCGAGGAGCGCGACGCGATCGACGTCGCGCGCCTCGACGACGCGGTCGAGCGAGTGCTCCGGCTCAAGGAGGCGCTCGGCCTCTTCGACGACCCCTATGTCGATGAGGGTGCCGAGATCACCGCTCCCGACGAGGGCTCGCGACGGCTCGTCCGCCGCGCGGCGGCGCGCTCGAGCGTCCTGCTGAAGAACGACGGCACACTGCCCCTCCGCGCACCTCGGCGCGTGCTGCTGACCGGTCCCTACGCCGACTCGACCGACCACCTCGGCGCCTGGACGCAGTACTTCGGCGCGGGTGCGGGAACGATCGCCGATGCGCTGCTCAGCCGGCCGGCGATCCAGGTCGAGGTGCTCCCCGGCGTCGGCTTCCTGAGCGATGACGGAAGCGGCATCGCCGACGTGGTCGAAGCCGCCGCACGCGCGGATGTCGTCGTCGTCTGCGCGGGCGAGCCGAGCGCCCTCTCGGGCGAAGCCGCATCGCGGAGCGACCTGCGGCTGCCCGGTCGCCAGGCGGAACTCATCCGCGCGATCGCCGGCACCGGCATCCCGTACGTCGTGGTGCTCGAGACCGGGCGCCCGCTCGTGGTGGCGGACTGGATCGACGTCGCCCCCACCGTCCTGGTCGCGTGGCACGGCGGCACCGAGGCGCCGGCGGCGATCGTCGATGTGCTGCTCGGCGAAGCCGACCCCGCGGGACGGCTCCCGATGTCGTGGCCGCGCTCGGTGGGGCAGATCCCGATGCGCTACGCGCACGAGAACACGGGCCGGCCCGCGACGACGGGAGGCGTCCTCACCGCCGAGTCCATCGACGTCGGGTTGCACGGACCCGACAACGTGCAGGAGAAGTACACCTCGAAGTACCTCGATCTCGACCTCGGCCCGCAGTTCGCGTTCGGCCACGGAGGCGGTTATGCGAGGTTCGAGCATGGGACTCCGCGCGTCGCCGACACCCGGATCCCCGCCGACGGCGGCACGCGAGTCGAGGTCGAGGTGACGAACTCGTCCGACCGCGCGGGGGACGAGGTCGTGCAGGTCTACGTGGAGGACGTCGTGGCGAGCGTCGCTCCGCCCGTCCGTCGCCTCGTCGCGTTCGAGCGCCGCACGCTCGAACCGGGTGAGACGGCGACGTTCTCGTTCGAGATCGGCCCTCGCGCTCTCGGGTTCTGGTCGACGGCCACGCCGGCTCCGGAGTTCGTGGTGGAGCCCGGGCTCTTCCGCCTCCACATCGGCCCGACGCTCGCCTCCACGCAGGCGGTCGAGCTGCGGGTGCGCTGA
- a CDS encoding ABC transporter substrate-binding protein: MSQHTASRPLRWSLLAAPAVGVLILAGCSAGGGDGGSTGGSGDGSEPGFSLMVAQANDQDDYYAKMAAAYTEQTGVEIEVIPYPSDAYNTQVTTQLQAGNAADMMVLAPGTGQAISVVTLAEAGFLEPLGEASAAVIPEGTEALYEVDGDIYGQPTALAPVGLIYNAAGGEEVGIDAYPETFEEMLDDCATARDGGKTFTVLAGGVPFNTGLFSMLVSATRVYEADPDWNEQRAAGDVTFADSEGWQETLQTVIDLNENGCFQDGVAGGTFDTITQGIGGQTSLTAAVPGSAAISIGAGTGLDLTVQSFPPADGQEPWVLASANYAWAVNASSEDDVKASAQSFLDWLAEPEQLQEFADLSGFVPISGATADNVNPVYEPIAGLIEGGSFTGLPNATWPNPAVYDTLGTGVQGLLTGQKTVDQVLEEMDAAWGE, translated from the coding sequence ATGTCACAGCACACAGCCTCCCGGCCTCTCCGGTGGTCGCTTCTCGCGGCGCCGGCGGTCGGAGTCCTCATCCTCGCCGGCTGCTCGGCAGGCGGCGGCGACGGCGGCAGCACCGGCGGCAGCGGAGACGGCTCCGAGCCCGGCTTCAGCCTGATGGTCGCGCAGGCCAACGACCAGGACGACTACTACGCCAAGATGGCGGCGGCGTACACCGAGCAGACGGGGGTCGAGATCGAAGTGATCCCCTACCCCTCGGATGCGTACAACACGCAGGTCACCACCCAGCTGCAGGCCGGCAACGCGGCAGACATGATGGTGCTCGCACCCGGAACCGGACAGGCCATCTCGGTCGTCACGCTCGCCGAGGCGGGATTCCTCGAGCCCCTCGGCGAGGCTTCCGCGGCCGTCATCCCCGAGGGCACCGAGGCCCTCTACGAGGTCGACGGCGACATCTACGGCCAGCCCACGGCCCTCGCGCCGGTGGGTCTCATCTACAACGCCGCCGGCGGCGAGGAGGTCGGCATCGACGCCTACCCCGAGACGTTCGAGGAGATGCTGGACGACTGCGCGACGGCGCGCGACGGCGGCAAGACCTTCACGGTGCTCGCCGGCGGGGTGCCCTTCAACACGGGCCTCTTCTCGATGCTCGTCTCAGCCACCCGCGTCTACGAGGCCGACCCCGACTGGAACGAGCAGCGCGCCGCGGGCGACGTCACCTTCGCCGACAGCGAGGGCTGGCAGGAGACGCTCCAGACGGTCATCGACCTCAACGAGAACGGCTGCTTCCAGGACGGCGTCGCCGGCGGCACCTTCGACACCATCACGCAGGGCATCGGCGGCCAGACGTCGCTGACCGCGGCGGTGCCCGGATCGGCCGCGATCTCGATCGGCGCGGGCACGGGTCTGGACCTCACCGTCCAGTCCTTCCCGCCCGCCGACGGCCAGGAGCCCTGGGTGCTCGCCTCCGCGAACTACGCGTGGGCCGTCAACGCCTCGTCGGAGGACGACGTGAAGGCGTCGGCGCAGAGCTTCCTCGACTGGCTCGCCGAGCCCGAGCAGCTGCAGGAGTTCGCCGACCTGTCGGGCTTCGTGCCGATCTCGGGTGCGACCGCCGACAACGTCAACCCGGTCTACGAGCCGATCGCCGGCCTCATCGAAGGGGGCTCGTTCACCGGCCTCCCGAACGCCACCTGGCCGAACCCGGCGGTGTACGACACGCTCGGCACCGGCGTCCAGGGTCTGCTGACCGGCCAGAAGACCGTCGACCAGGTGCTCGAGGAGATGGACGCGGCCTGGGGCGAGTGA